One window of the Burkholderia sp. FERM BP-3421 genome contains the following:
- a CDS encoding VOC family protein, with translation MSSSVKPIPEGMHTLTPHLICDGAADAIAFYVRAFGAVELSRLDAPQGGRLMHASLRIGNSVLMLADSMEGCGVRDPHALKGSPVFLHLYVEDVDRVFAQAVEAGATVTMPVTDMFWGDRYGQLRDPFGHAWSVATHQRDLSADEIRAGMAQMAARS, from the coding sequence ATGTCCAGTTCCGTCAAACCCATCCCGGAAGGGATGCATACGCTGACCCCCCACCTGATCTGCGACGGCGCCGCCGACGCGATCGCGTTTTACGTGCGCGCGTTCGGCGCGGTCGAGCTGAGCCGGCTCGACGCGCCGCAAGGCGGCCGCTTGATGCATGCCTCGTTGCGGATCGGCAATTCGGTGCTGATGCTCGCCGACAGCATGGAGGGCTGCGGCGTGCGCGATCCGCATGCGCTCAAGGGTTCGCCGGTGTTCCTGCACCTGTACGTCGAGGATGTCGACCGGGTGTTCGCGCAGGCCGTGGAGGCGGGCGCGACCGTCACGATGCCCGTCACCGACATGTTCTGGGGCGACCGCTACGGCCAGCTGCGGGACCCGTTCGGCCACGCGTGGTCGGTCGCGACGCATCAGCGCGACCTGAGCGCCGACGAGATCCGGGCCGGGATGGCGCAGATGGCGGCGCGCTCGTGA
- a CDS encoding glutathione S-transferase family protein has translation MNGRDAGATGLTLYAHPFSSYCQKVLVALYENGTPFTLRLLSQDDPDTLAAWAALWPLKRMPVLVDGGRTVVEATIIIEHLGLHHPGPVRLLPDAPADALDVRALDRFLDNYVSTPQQKIVFDCLRPPEARDPRGVADARAMLDTAYAWLDARMADREWAAGARFSLADCGAAPFLFYADWTHRIDPSFGHLLAYRRRLLARPSFARAVDEARPYRPLFPLGAPERD, from the coding sequence GTGAACGGCCGCGACGCCGGCGCGACGGGCCTGACGCTGTACGCGCATCCGTTCTCGTCGTACTGCCAGAAGGTGCTGGTCGCTCTTTACGAGAACGGCACGCCGTTCACGCTTCGGCTGCTGTCGCAGGACGATCCGGACACGCTCGCGGCCTGGGCCGCGCTGTGGCCGCTCAAGCGCATGCCGGTGCTGGTCGACGGCGGCCGCACCGTCGTCGAGGCGACGATCATCATCGAACATCTCGGGCTCCACCATCCGGGGCCGGTGCGGCTCTTGCCCGACGCGCCGGCGGACGCGCTCGACGTGCGCGCGCTCGATCGTTTCCTCGACAACTACGTGTCGACGCCGCAGCAGAAGATCGTGTTCGACTGCCTGCGTCCGCCCGAGGCGCGCGACCCGCGCGGCGTCGCCGACGCGCGCGCGATGCTCGATACCGCGTACGCGTGGCTCGATGCGCGGATGGCGGATCGCGAATGGGCGGCGGGCGCGCGGTTCAGTCTCGCGGACTGCGGCGCCGCGCCGTTCCTGTTCTATGCTGATTGGACGCACCGGATCGATCCGTCGTTCGGGCATCTGCTCGCGTACCGGCGCCGCCTGCTCGCGCGGCCGTCGTTCGCGCGCGCGGTGGACGAGGCGCGTCCTTACCGGCCGTTGTTTCCGCTCGGCGCGCCCGAGCGCGATTGA
- a CDS encoding DUF899 family protein, producing MTQPTAIVPAVELASRNPIRFPNESAAYRHARNALLAEEIALRRHIEAVAAQRRALPPGGAVTGDYRFEGERGPLDFAGLFGERTTLVVYSYMFGPQRERPCPMCTSLLGAWAGEARDIGQRVALAVVARSPLDRLVAVKEARGWRDLMLYTDLDGSYTRDYHGLDADGDEMPALNVFTRRDGEIRHFWSGEMGFWTADPGQDPRGAPDPMPLWTVLDMTPEGRGDAWYPKLDYPD from the coding sequence ATGACGCAACCCACAGCGATCGTGCCGGCCGTCGAGCTGGCGAGTCGCAATCCGATCAGGTTTCCGAATGAAAGCGCGGCCTACCGGCACGCGCGCAATGCGCTGCTGGCCGAGGAGATCGCCTTGCGCCGGCACATCGAGGCCGTCGCGGCGCAACGCCGCGCGCTGCCGCCGGGCGGCGCGGTGACGGGCGACTATCGTTTCGAGGGCGAACGCGGGCCGCTCGATTTCGCGGGGCTGTTCGGCGAGCGGACGACGCTCGTCGTCTACAGCTACATGTTCGGTCCGCAGCGCGAACGGCCCTGTCCGATGTGCACGTCGCTGCTCGGCGCATGGGCCGGCGAGGCGCGCGACATCGGGCAGCGCGTGGCGCTCGCGGTGGTCGCGCGCTCGCCGCTCGACCGGCTGGTCGCGGTCAAGGAGGCGCGCGGCTGGCGCGACCTGATGCTGTACACGGACCTGGACGGCAGCTACACGCGCGATTATCACGGGCTCGACGCGGACGGCGACGAGATGCCCGCGCTGAATGTCTTCACCCGGCGCGACGGCGAGATCCGTCATTTCTGGTCGGGCGAGATGGGATTCTGGACGGCCGATCCGGGCCAGGATCCGCGCGGCGCGCCCGACCCGATGCCCCTGTGGACCGTGCTCGACATGACGCCCGAAGGGCGCGGCGACGCCTGGTATCCGAAACTCGACTACCCGGATTGA